A region of Pseudomonas sp. Marseille-Q3773 DNA encodes the following proteins:
- the xseA gene encoding exodeoxyribonuclease VII large subunit: protein MIRDPFERLGLDREVLTVSQLNGRARVLLEDVFRSVWVEGEISNLARPASGHMYFTLKDSGAQVRCALFRQNATRVRQALRDGLAVRVRGKVSLFEGRGDYQLILDTVEPAGDGALRLAFEALKEKLGGEGLFSAERKQPLPAHPQRIGIITSPTGAVIRDIISVFARRAPQVELNLIPTAVQGREAIAQIVRAIRLADSLGFDALILARGGGSLEDLWCFNEEAVARAVAACVTPIVSAVGHETDVSISDFVADVRAPTPSAAAELLAPDSSGLQQRLDGLQRRLLLRMQNRLSHDRLRLESLSRRLRHPGERLRQQAQRLDDLDMRLRRAFMLSLNKRHERLARLDTRLAAQHPGRTLKLLGQRLDSLAERLPRAMREVLKDRRQRFQAQLQTLQVVSPLATLARGYSILLDEQGRAIRSAQQTRNGQRLTARLNEGELTVRVEDNHLTPVTLSLLD, encoded by the coding sequence ATGATCAGAGACCCCTTCGAACGACTCGGCCTGGACCGCGAGGTTCTGACCGTCAGCCAACTCAACGGCCGCGCCCGCGTGCTGCTGGAAGACGTGTTCCGCAGCGTGTGGGTGGAAGGCGAGATTTCCAACCTCGCCCGCCCGGCGTCCGGCCACATGTACTTCACCCTCAAGGACAGCGGCGCCCAGGTGCGCTGCGCGCTGTTCCGGCAGAACGCCACACGGGTGCGCCAGGCCCTGCGCGACGGCCTGGCGGTGCGGGTACGGGGCAAGGTTTCGCTGTTCGAGGGGCGCGGCGACTACCAGCTGATCCTCGACACCGTCGAGCCGGCCGGTGACGGCGCCTTGCGCCTGGCCTTCGAGGCGCTGAAGGAAAAGCTCGGCGGCGAAGGGCTGTTCAGCGCCGAACGCAAGCAGCCGCTGCCCGCCCATCCGCAGCGCATCGGCATCATTACCTCACCCACCGGCGCGGTGATCCGCGACATCATCAGCGTATTCGCTCGCCGCGCCCCGCAGGTGGAATTGAACCTGATCCCCACCGCCGTGCAGGGGCGCGAAGCGATTGCCCAGATCGTGCGCGCCATCCGCCTGGCCGACAGCCTCGGTTTCGATGCGCTGATCCTGGCCCGAGGTGGCGGCTCGCTGGAAGACTTGTGGTGCTTCAACGAAGAGGCGGTGGCACGCGCCGTGGCGGCCTGCGTCACGCCGATCGTCAGCGCCGTGGGCCATGAAACCGATGTCTCGATCAGCGACTTCGTCGCCGACGTGCGCGCGCCCACGCCGTCGGCCGCCGCCGAGCTGCTGGCGCCCGACAGCAGCGGCCTGCAGCAACGTCTGGATGGCCTGCAACGGCGCCTGTTGCTGCGCATGCAGAACCGCCTGAGCCACGACCGCCTGCGCCTCGAATCGCTGAGCCGGCGCTTGCGTCACCCGGGCGAGCGCCTGCGCCAGCAGGCGCAGCGCCTGGATGACCTGGACATGCGTCTGCGCCGGGCATTCATGCTCAGCCTCAACAAGCGCCACGAACGCCTGGCACGGCTGGATACCCGCCTGGCTGCACAGCACCCGGGGCGCACCCTGAAACTGCTGGGCCAGCGCCTGGACAGCCTGGCCGAACGCCTGCCACGGGCCATGCGCGAGGTACTCAAGGACCGCCGCCAGCGTTTCCAGGCCCAATTGCAGACGCTGCAGGTGGTCAGCCCGCTGGCCACCCTCGCCCGCGGCTACAGCATCCTGCTGGACGAGCAGGGCCGGGCCATCCGCAGCGCGCAGCAGACCCGCAACGGCCAGCGCCTGACCGCCCGCCTCAACGAAGGCGAGCTGACGGTGCGGGTCGAAGACAACCACCTGACCCCGGTCACCCTCTCACTTCTGGACTGA
- a CDS encoding M23 family metallopeptidase has translation MPRLLAPLLALSLLLLAGGAQASYITRTLNKPVPGGVAVVDLGPAASAPSARFDGKPVLVVKEHDNWLAIVGIPLTQKPGTALLSQGDRTLPFTVGSKKYPEQHITLKNTRQVNPNPADLKRIDRELAEQIAAYRSFSPALPSNLILDKPVNGPLSSKFGVRRFFNGEERNPHAGLDFAVPAGTPIKTPANGKVILVGNYFFNGRTVFVDHGQGFISMFCHMSKIDVQVGQPLRRGEVVGRVGSTGRATGPHMHWNVSLNDARVDPAIFIGAFQP, from the coding sequence ATGCCTCGCCTGCTCGCGCCCTTGCTTGCCCTCTCCCTCCTGCTGCTGGCCGGCGGCGCCCAGGCCAGCTATATCACCCGCACGCTGAACAAGCCGGTACCCGGCGGCGTTGCGGTGGTCGACCTGGGCCCCGCCGCCAGCGCGCCGAGCGCGCGTTTCGACGGCAAGCCGGTGCTGGTGGTGAAGGAGCACGACAACTGGCTGGCCATCGTCGGCATTCCGCTGACCCAGAAGCCGGGTACTGCGCTGCTGAGCCAGGGCGACCGCACCCTGCCGTTTACCGTCGGCAGCAAGAAATACCCCGAACAGCACATCACCCTGAAGAATACCCGCCAGGTCAACCCGAACCCGGCCGACCTCAAACGCATCGACCGCGAACTGGCGGAGCAGATCGCGGCCTACCGCAGCTTCAGCCCGGCCCTGCCGAGCAACCTGATTCTCGACAAGCCGGTCAATGGCCCGCTGTCGAGCAAGTTCGGCGTACGGCGCTTCTTCAATGGCGAAGAACGCAACCCGCATGCCGGGCTGGATTTCGCGGTGCCGGCCGGCACGCCGATCAAGACCCCGGCCAACGGCAAGGTGATCCTGGTGGGGAACTACTTCTTCAATGGCCGCACCGTGTTCGTCGACCATGGGCAGGGCTTCATCAGCATGTTCTGCCACATGTCGAAAATCGATGTGCAGGTGGGCCAGCCGTTGCGCCGGGGTGAGGTGGTCGGCCGGGTGGGCTCGACCGGGCGGGCTACCGGGCCGCACATGCACTGGAACGTCAGCCTGAACGATGCACGAGTGGATCCGGCGATTTTCATTGGTGCGTTCCAGCCCTGA
- the guaB gene encoding IMP dehydrogenase has protein sequence MLRISQEALTFDDILLVPGYSEVLPNEVSLKTRLTRGIELNIPLVSAAMDTVTEARLAIAMAQEGGIGIIHKNMTIEQQASEVRKVKKFEAGVVKDPITIDADATVRDLFDLTRLNNISGVPVLANGDLVGIVTSRDVRFESRLDAKVREVMTPKERLVTVREGADKNEVRELLHKHRLEKVLIVDDKFNLKGMMTVKDIEKAKAYPLASKDDQGRLRVGAAVGTGKDTGERVAALVAAGVDVVVVDTAHGHSKGVIDRVRWVKENYPQVQVIGGNIATGAAAKALAEAGADAVKVGIGPGSICTTRIVAGVGVPQISAIANVAAALEGTGVPLIADGGIRFSGDLSKAIVAGASCVMMGSMFAGTEEAPGEVELFQGRSYKAYRGMGSLGAMAQAQGSSDRYFQDSSAGAEKLVPEGIEGRVPYKGALAAIIHQLMGGLRSSMGYTGSATIEEMRTKPEFVRITGAGMAESHVHDVQITKEAPNYRVG, from the coding sequence ATGCTGCGTATCAGCCAAGAAGCCCTGACCTTCGACGATATCCTCCTTGTACCTGGCTATTCCGAGGTACTGCCCAATGAAGTCAGTCTCAAGACCCGTTTGACCCGCGGCATCGAGCTGAACATTCCGCTGGTTTCCGCCGCCATGGATACCGTGACCGAAGCGCGCCTGGCCATTGCCATGGCCCAGGAAGGCGGTATCGGCATCATCCACAAGAACATGACCATCGAACAACAGGCCAGCGAAGTCCGCAAGGTCAAGAAGTTCGAGGCTGGTGTGGTCAAGGACCCGATCACCATCGACGCCGACGCCACCGTGCGCGACCTGTTCGACCTGACCCGCCTGAACAACATCTCCGGCGTTCCGGTGCTGGCCAACGGTGACCTGGTCGGTATCGTCACCTCCCGTGACGTGCGCTTCGAAAGCCGCCTGGACGCCAAGGTGCGCGAGGTGATGACCCCTAAAGAGCGTCTGGTCACCGTCCGCGAAGGCGCCGACAAGAACGAAGTCCGCGAGCTGCTGCACAAGCATCGCCTGGAAAAAGTCCTGATCGTCGACGACAAGTTCAACCTCAAGGGCATGATGACTGTCAAGGACATCGAGAAGGCCAAGGCCTACCCGCTGGCCAGCAAGGACGACCAGGGTCGCCTGCGCGTCGGTGCCGCCGTCGGTACCGGCAAGGACACCGGCGAGCGCGTTGCCGCCCTGGTTGCCGCCGGCGTTGACGTGGTGGTCGTCGACACTGCCCACGGTCATTCCAAAGGCGTTATCGACCGCGTTCGCTGGGTGAAGGAGAACTACCCGCAAGTGCAGGTGATCGGCGGCAACATCGCCACCGGCGCTGCGGCCAAGGCCCTGGCCGAAGCCGGCGCCGATGCCGTCAAGGTCGGTATCGGCCCAGGCTCGATCTGCACCACCCGTATCGTTGCCGGTGTCGGCGTGCCGCAGATCAGCGCCATCGCCAACGTCGCCGCAGCACTGGAAGGCACTGGCGTGCCGCTGATCGCCGACGGTGGCATCCGTTTCTCCGGTGACCTGTCCAAGGCCATCGTCGCCGGTGCTTCCTGCGTGATGATGGGTTCGATGTTCGCCGGTACCGAAGAGGCCCCGGGTGAAGTCGAACTGTTCCAGGGCCGTTCCTACAAGGCCTATCGTGGCATGGGTTCGCTGGGTGCCATGGCACAGGCGCAAGGCTCGTCCGACCGCTACTTCCAGGACTCCTCGGCCGGTGCCGAGAAGCTGGTACCGGAAGGCATCGAAGGTCGCGTTCCCTACAAGGGCGCCCTGGCGGCGATCATCCACCAGCTGATGGGCGGCCTGCGTTCGTCCATGGGCTACACCGGCAGCGCGACCATCGAAGAGATGCGCACCAAGCCGGAGTTCGTGCGCATCACCGGTGCCGGCATGGCCGAGTCCCACGTGCATGACGTGCAGATCACCAAAGAAGCCCCTAACTACCGCGTAGGCTGA
- the guaA gene encoding glutamine-hydrolyzing GMP synthase: MALDIHAHRILILDFGSQYTQLIARRVREIGVYCELHPFDMDDEAIRAFNPRGIILAGGPESVHEANSPRAPQAVFDLNVPVLGICYGMQTMAEQMGGKVEGSDLREFGYARVDVVGKSRLLDGIEDHIDADGLLGLDVWMSHGDKVTQMPSNFHVLASTPSCPIAGMFDDARGYYGVQFHPEVTHTKQGGRILSRFVQDICGCEALWTPSNIVEDAIAQVREQVGSANVLLGLSGGVDSSVVAALLHRAIGDQLTCVFVDNGLLRLHEGDQVMAMFKENMGVKVIRADAEKQFLDNLAGEADPEKKRKIIGRTFIDVFDAEASKLENIQFLAQGTIYPDVIESAGAKSGKAHVIKSHHNVGGLPEEMNLKLVEPLRELFKDEVRKIGLELGLPYDMVYRHPFPGPGLGVRILGEVKKEYADLLRRADHIFIEELRKADWYHKTSQAFVVFQPVKSVGVVGDGRRYAWVVALRAVETVDFMTARWAHLPYELLETVSGRIINEIDGISRVTYDVSSKPPATIEWE, translated from the coding sequence ATGGCCCTCGACATTCACGCTCACCGCATCCTGATCCTCGATTTCGGTTCCCAGTACACCCAACTGATCGCCCGCCGCGTGCGCGAGATCGGCGTGTACTGCGAACTGCACCCGTTCGACATGGACGATGAAGCGATCCGTGCATTCAACCCGCGCGGCATCATCCTCGCCGGCGGCCCCGAGTCGGTCCACGAAGCCAACAGCCCACGTGCCCCGCAGGCCGTGTTCGACCTCAACGTACCGGTGCTGGGCATCTGCTACGGCATGCAGACCATGGCCGAACAGATGGGCGGCAAGGTCGAAGGTTCCGACCTGCGTGAATTCGGTTATGCCCGCGTGGACGTGGTCGGCAAGAGCCGCCTGCTCGATGGCATCGAAGACCACATCGACGCCGACGGCCTGCTGGGCCTGGACGTGTGGATGAGCCACGGCGACAAGGTCACCCAGATGCCGAGCAACTTCCATGTGCTGGCCAGCACCCCGAGCTGCCCGATCGCCGGCATGTTCGACGATGCGCGTGGCTACTACGGCGTGCAGTTCCACCCGGAAGTGACCCACACCAAGCAGGGCGGTCGCATCCTGTCCCGCTTCGTGCAGGACATCTGCGGCTGCGAAGCCCTGTGGACGCCTTCCAACATCGTCGAAGACGCCATCGCCCAGGTGCGTGAGCAAGTCGGTTCGGCCAACGTCCTGCTGGGCCTCTCCGGCGGCGTCGACAGCTCGGTGGTTGCCGCACTGCTGCACCGTGCCATCGGCGACCAGCTGACCTGCGTATTCGTCGACAACGGCCTGCTGCGTCTGCACGAAGGCGACCAGGTAATGGCCATGTTCAAGGAGAACATGGGCGTCAAGGTGATCCGCGCCGACGCTGAAAAGCAGTTCCTCGACAACCTGGCCGGCGAAGCCGACCCGGAGAAGAAGCGCAAGATCATCGGCCGCACCTTCATCGACGTGTTCGACGCCGAAGCCAGCAAGCTGGAAAACATCCAGTTCCTGGCCCAGGGCACCATCTACCCGGACGTGATCGAGTCGGCTGGCGCCAAGAGCGGCAAGGCCCACGTGATCAAGTCGCACCACAACGTGGGTGGCCTGCCGGAGGAAATGAACCTCAAGCTGGTCGAGCCACTGCGTGAACTGTTCAAGGACGAAGTGCGCAAGATCGGCCTGGAGCTGGGCCTGCCGTACGACATGGTCTACCGCCACCCGTTCCCGGGCCCGGGCCTGGGCGTGCGTATCCTCGGTGAAGTGAAGAAGGAATACGCCGACCTGCTGCGTCGTGCTGACCACATCTTCATCGAAGAGCTGCGCAAGGCGGACTGGTACCACAAGACCAGCCAGGCCTTCGTGGTGTTCCAGCCGGTCAAGTCGGTGGGTGTCGTCGGCGATGGCCGTCGCTACGCCTGGGTCGTGGCCCTGCGCGCCGTCGAAACCGTGGACTTCATGACCGCGCGCTGGGCGCACCTGCCGTACGAGCTGCTGGAAACCGTCAGCGGCCGTATCATCAACGAAATCGACGGTATCTCGCGCGTTACCTACGACGTGTCGAGCAAGCCGCCAGCGACCATCGAGTGGGAATGA
- the leuA gene encoding 2-isopropylmalate synthase, producing MTMLKDPSKKYRAFPTIDLPDRTWPSKTITAAPIWCSSDLRDGNQSLIEPMDSEKKLRFWKTLVQVGVKEIEASFPSASQTDFDFVRMLIEDGHIPDDTTIQVLTQAREDLIARTFESLRGAKKAIVHLYNATSPSFRRIVFNQDKQGVKDIAVNAAKLFVKYAAQQPKTQWTFQYSPETFSATEMEFAKEVCDAVIEVWNPTPEHKIILNLPATVEVSTPNVYADQIEWFCRNINRRDSVIISLHCHNDRGTGIAATELGLMAGADRAEGCLFGNGERTGNVDLVTLALNLYTQGIDPLLDFSDIDGVRKVVEECNQLPVHPRHPYVGDLVHTAFSGSHQDAIRKGFAKQQEGELWEVPYLPIDPADIGRSYEAVIRVNSQSGKGGITYLLEQEYGISLPRRMQIEFSQVVQGETDRLGLEMTAQQIYSLLHKEYLQANAPYALVSHRLQEENGNSSVEVEVAGEGETTLHWRGKGNGALEALVAGLPIAVEIMDYNEHAIGAGTNAKAAAYIELRVAGGRPVHGVGIDENITTASFKALFSALNRSLSQQEAKAA from the coding sequence ATGACCATGCTCAAAGACCCTTCGAAGAAGTACCGTGCTTTCCCGACCATCGACCTGCCTGACCGTACCTGGCCGTCGAAGACCATCACTGCCGCGCCGATCTGGTGCAGCTCCGACCTGCGTGATGGCAACCAGTCGCTGATCGAGCCGATGGATTCGGAGAAGAAACTGCGCTTCTGGAAGACCCTGGTGCAAGTTGGCGTGAAGGAAATCGAAGCCTCGTTCCCGTCCGCTTCGCAAACCGATTTCGACTTCGTGCGCATGCTGATCGAAGACGGCCACATCCCGGACGACACCACCATCCAGGTGCTGACCCAGGCCCGTGAAGACCTGATCGCGCGCACCTTCGAGTCGCTGCGCGGCGCGAAGAAGGCCATCGTCCACCTGTACAACGCCACCAGCCCGTCGTTCCGCCGCATCGTCTTCAACCAGGACAAGCAAGGCGTCAAGGACATCGCGGTGAACGCGGCCAAGCTGTTCGTCAAATATGCCGCGCAGCAGCCGAAAACCCAGTGGACCTTCCAGTACTCGCCAGAAACCTTCAGCGCCACCGAAATGGAGTTCGCCAAGGAAGTCTGTGACGCGGTCATCGAAGTATGGAACCCCACGCCTGAACACAAGATCATCCTCAACCTGCCGGCCACTGTGGAAGTCTCCACGCCGAACGTGTACGCCGACCAGATCGAGTGGTTCTGCCGCAATATCAACCGTCGCGACAGCGTGATCATCAGCCTGCACTGCCACAACGACCGTGGCACCGGCATCGCCGCCACCGAGCTGGGCCTGATGGCCGGTGCCGACCGCGCCGAAGGTTGCCTGTTCGGCAACGGAGAACGTACCGGCAACGTCGACCTGGTGACCCTGGCGTTGAACCTCTACACCCAGGGCATCGACCCGCTGCTGGACTTCTCCGACATCGACGGCGTGCGCAAGGTAGTCGAAGAGTGCAACCAGTTGCCGGTGCACCCGCGCCACCCGTACGTGGGCGACCTGGTCCACACCGCCTTCTCCGGCTCGCACCAGGACGCCATTCGCAAGGGCTTCGCCAAGCAACAGGAAGGCGAGCTGTGGGAAGTGCCGTACCTGCCGATCGACCCGGCCGATATCGGTCGCAGCTATGAAGCAGTGATTCGCGTCAACAGCCAGTCGGGCAAAGGCGGCATAACCTACCTGCTCGAACAGGAATACGGCATCAGCCTGCCACGTCGCATGCAGATCGAGTTCAGCCAGGTGGTGCAGGGTGAAACCGACCGTCTGGGCCTTGAAATGACCGCCCAGCAGATCTACAGCCTGCTGCACAAGGAATACCTCCAGGCCAACGCGCCGTATGCGCTGGTCAGCCACCGCCTGCAGGAAGAAAACGGCAACAGTTCCGTGGAAGTGGAAGTGGCCGGCGAAGGCGAGACCACCCTGCACTGGCGTGGCAAGGGTAATGGCGCGCTGGAAGCCCTGGTGGCCGGCCTGCCGATTGCCGTCGAGATCATGGACTACAACGAACACGCGATTGGCGCCGGTACCAATGCCAAGGCTGCGGCTTACATCGAACTGCGCGTGGCCGGTGGCCGCCCGGTACACGGCGTGGGCATCGATGAAAACATTACCACGGCCAGCTTCAAGGCCCTGTTCAGCGCATTGAACCGCTCGCTGAGCCAGCAGGAAGCCAAGGCGGCCTGA
- a CDS encoding bifunctional 4-hydroxy-2-oxoglutarate aldolase/2-dehydro-3-deoxy-phosphogluconate aldolase: MTTLERPQPKLSMADKAARIDAICEKARILPVITIAREEDILPLADALAAGGIRTLEVTLRSPHGLKAIQVLREQRPELCVGAGTVLDRRMFAAVEAAGAQFVVTPGITQDILEAGVDSEIPLLPGISTPSEIMMGYALGYRRFKLFPAEICGGVAAIKAFGGPFGDIRFCPTGGVNPGNVRNYMALPNVMCVGGTWMLDSSWIKNGDWARIEACSAEAIALLDAN; encoded by the coding sequence ATGACCACCCTCGAACGCCCACAGCCCAAGCTCTCGATGGCCGATAAAGCCGCACGGATCGATGCCATTTGCGAAAAGGCGCGCATCCTGCCGGTGATCACCATCGCCCGCGAGGAAGACATCCTGCCCTTGGCTGATGCTTTGGCCGCCGGCGGTATCCGTACCCTGGAAGTGACCTTGCGCTCCCCGCATGGCCTCAAGGCCATCCAGGTACTGCGCGAGCAGCGCCCGGAGCTTTGTGTTGGTGCCGGCACCGTGCTCGATCGCCGCATGTTCGCAGCAGTCGAAGCTGCCGGAGCGCAGTTCGTCGTCACCCCCGGCATTACCCAGGACATTCTCGAAGCGGGTGTAGACAGCGAGATCCCGTTGCTGCCGGGCATCAGCACGCCATCCGAAATCATGATGGGCTACGCCCTGGGTTATCGCCGTTTCAAGCTGTTCCCGGCGGAAATCTGCGGCGGCGTCGCGGCTATCAAGGCCTTTGGCGGCCCGTTCGGCGACATTCGCTTCTGCCCGACTGGTGGGGTCAACCCGGGCAACGTGCGCAACTACATGGCGCTGCCGAATGTGATGTGCGTGGGGGGCACCTGGATGCTCGACAGCAGCTGGATCAAGAACGGCGACTGGGCGCGGATCGAGGCGTGCAGTGCAGAGGCGATCGCGTTGCTGGACGCCAACTGA
- a CDS encoding sulfite exporter TauE/SafE family protein, whose amino-acid sequence MLAQLSFSGLDWLPILLGVGVAYIVFGIAGFGTALVAGPILIHFMPLSRIIPLLVLLDFVAAFGNLLPSRRDVVRGELLRLLPFMAIGCSLGVVFLLQLKSDLLLLLMGLFVTAYALYGLAVKVRPASLSGLWAAPMGTVGGMFGALFGSGGFLYALYLSARLEAKEQVRATQSALISCSTVVRLTLFLVAGVYADQGLLLLAACLLPVMGAGLWAGRRLTHRLSREAFVRLVTWLVLASGLALIGRYLST is encoded by the coding sequence ATGCTCGCGCAACTGTCGTTTTCCGGCCTCGACTGGCTACCCATCCTGCTTGGCGTGGGCGTCGCCTACATCGTGTTCGGCATTGCCGGGTTCGGCACTGCGCTGGTGGCCGGGCCGATTCTGATCCACTTCATGCCGTTGTCGCGGATCATCCCGTTGCTGGTACTGCTCGACTTCGTGGCCGCCTTTGGCAACCTGCTGCCCTCGCGCCGCGATGTGGTGCGCGGCGAGCTGCTGCGGTTGCTGCCATTCATGGCCATCGGTTGCTCGCTGGGCGTGGTGTTCCTGTTGCAGTTGAAGTCCGACCTGCTACTGCTGCTGATGGGGCTGTTCGTGACCGCCTATGCACTGTACGGGCTGGCGGTGAAGGTGCGGCCGGCCAGCCTGTCCGGCTTGTGGGCGGCGCCGATGGGTACGGTGGGCGGAATGTTCGGCGCCTTGTTCGGCAGCGGCGGCTTCCTTTACGCGCTGTACCTGAGTGCGCGGCTGGAAGCGAAGGAACAGGTCCGCGCCACCCAGAGTGCGCTGATCAGCTGCAGCACGGTGGTGCGCCTGACGCTGTTCCTGGTCGCCGGCGTGTATGCCGACCAAGGTCTGTTGCTGCTTGCTGCCTGCCTGCTGCCGGTGATGGGCGCCGGGCTCTGGGCCGGGCGCAGGCTGACCCACCGCCTGTCCCGCGAAGCCTTCGTGCGCCTGGTCACCTGGTTGGTGCTGGCCAGCGGGCTGGCGCTCATCGGTCGCTACCTGAGTACCTGA
- a CDS encoding LysR substrate-binding domain-containing protein: protein MTSIRQLRYFVEIAESGSFSAAAERLYIAQSALSRQIKELEQQLGTSLFERTARLPRLTLAGQTFLERARRLLAELAQAERVTRDIGEGRQGSLRLNHSSTVPLTGPLLARLGSYLSGNPGIALEIAQQSSEAQLEDIAAGRLDIGLLRLPVLRQHEGVMLQELFSEPLLLATAAGHPLAGAAQVKLEQLREERFISIPHRDRGGLSYLSASLCMAAGFFPQAAQVLSRKTTQLQLIQAGFGVALLPECMREIAPASVSFVALEGGCESTVALACRRDAGQMVSQFVAAMRG from the coding sequence ATGACGTCGATTCGCCAGTTGCGTTACTTCGTGGAAATTGCCGAAAGCGGCAGCTTCAGTGCGGCGGCCGAACGGCTGTACATCGCCCAGTCGGCACTGAGCCGGCAGATCAAGGAACTGGAACAGCAATTGGGCACTTCGCTGTTCGAGCGCACGGCACGCCTGCCACGCCTGACGTTGGCTGGCCAGACGTTCCTGGAACGGGCGCGCCGGCTGCTGGCGGAACTGGCGCAAGCCGAGCGGGTCACCCGCGACATTGGCGAGGGGCGTCAAGGCAGCCTGCGCCTGAACCACTCCAGCACGGTGCCGCTGACCGGCCCGCTGCTGGCTCGCCTGGGCAGCTACCTGAGCGGCAATCCGGGCATTGCGCTGGAAATCGCCCAGCAATCTTCGGAGGCGCAGCTCGAGGATATCGCCGCCGGCCGGCTGGATATTGGCCTGCTGCGCCTGCCGGTGCTGCGCCAGCATGAAGGGGTAATGCTGCAGGAACTGTTCAGTGAGCCGCTGCTGCTGGCGACCGCCGCCGGGCATCCCCTGGCTGGCGCAGCACAGGTGAAGCTGGAGCAGTTGCGCGAGGAACGCTTCATTTCCATCCCGCACCGGGACCGTGGCGGGCTGAGCTACCTGTCGGCCTCGTTGTGCATGGCGGCAGGTTTCTTTCCGCAGGCGGCGCAGGTGCTGTCGCGCAAGACCACACAATTGCAGCTGATACAGGCGGGTTTCGGGGTAGCGCTGTTGCCGGAATGCATGCGTGAGATTGCGCCGGCGTCGGTCAGTTTTGTTGCCTTGGAGGGCGGCTGTGAGAGCACTGTGGCGCTGGCTTGCCGCCGAGATGCGGGGCAGATGGTCAGTCAATTCGTGGCAGCGATGCGGGGTTGA
- a CDS encoding sugar ABC transporter ATPase, whose amino-acid sequence MNTQSIIVPKLSTVPVHEARARAILRWLVREKVVEEQLSTCGRTGNRMGHALAEGARKVALHPERLPFGEPVNGLEVMLKRCIYTPTEGFLEEAGCPECRREVGEPLFESLEEWMPAVSDNFTCPLCGFEDDINGFIFLQPCAFSNLGFIFNNWGEAGFTPAFLDSFAEWLDQPVAVVQVKLPQG is encoded by the coding sequence ATGAACACCCAGAGCATCATCGTTCCCAAACTGTCCACGGTCCCGGTGCACGAAGCCCGGGCCCGCGCCATCCTGCGCTGGCTGGTGCGCGAAAAGGTCGTCGAGGAGCAGCTGTCCACCTGTGGCCGCACCGGCAACCGCATGGGCCATGCCTTGGCCGAAGGCGCCCGCAAAGTGGCCCTGCACCCGGAAAGACTGCCCTTCGGCGAGCCGGTCAACGGCCTCGAAGTGATGCTCAAGCGCTGCATCTATACGCCCACCGAAGGTTTCCTCGAAGAAGCCGGTTGCCCGGAGTGCCGGCGCGAGGTGGGCGAGCCGCTGTTCGAAAGCCTGGAAGAATGGATGCCGGCGGTAAGCGACAACTTCACCTGCCCGCTGTGCGGCTTCGAAGACGACATCAATGGCTTCATTTTTCTGCAGCCATGTGCCTTTTCCAACCTCGGGTTCATCTTTAACAACTGGGGCGAGGCCGGGTTCACCCCGGCCTTTCTCGACAGCTTCGCCGAGTGGCTCGACCAGCCGGTGGCGGTGGTACAGGTAAAACTGCCACAAGGCTGA